A stretch of the Desulfobacter sp. genome encodes the following:
- a CDS encoding IS4 family transposase codes for MTHISVPKKQLRSLNFDNFRCPLIKSLSKAPELQSRGDRPLKMTFEDQINALVYFHLQEHKSARHLIQDLKENVFAKENIAPDGGISRSSFCEAINHRGLEQLQFIFEDLYKQALECHPGEHAELGELVSIDGSLINAVLSMHWANYRKGSKKAKVHCGFDINHGIPNKIFLTEGNGAERTFVPKILSKGQTGVMDRGYQSHKEFDLLQEQGKHFVCRIKTRTTRTIIDNHETPSDSYIFYDALVKLGTPNQNQTKRPVRVVGYKIAGVKYYVATDRHDLTAEQIATIYKLRWTIEDFFKWWKEHLKVYHLIARSEYGLMVQILGGLITYLLLAIHCQKQFNEKVTIKRVRQLRTAILNDLFGCEEQGSHSSNRDNIVKDQKIIEQAKT; via the coding sequence ATGACGCACATCTCAGTCCCTAAAAAACAACTACGGTCCCTGAACTTTGACAATTTCAGGTGCCCTCTGATAAAGTCACTTTCAAAAGCACCGGAATTACAATCTCGAGGAGACCGCCCTTTAAAAATGACATTCGAAGACCAGATAAATGCTTTGGTTTATTTCCATCTTCAGGAGCACAAGTCTGCCCGACATTTAATTCAGGATCTCAAGGAGAATGTTTTTGCTAAAGAAAATATTGCGCCAGACGGTGGTATCAGCCGTAGTAGTTTCTGTGAAGCCATCAATCACAGGGGACTCGAACAACTGCAATTTATCTTTGAGGATCTTTATAAACAGGCTCTTGAGTGTCATCCGGGTGAACACGCCGAGTTAGGAGAGTTGGTTTCCATTGACGGTAGTCTCATAAATGCAGTCCTTTCAATGCACTGGGCGAACTACAGAAAAGGAAGTAAAAAAGCCAAAGTACATTGCGGATTTGACATTAATCACGGAATCCCAAACAAAATCTTTTTGACTGAAGGCAACGGCGCTGAACGCACTTTTGTTCCCAAAATACTTTCCAAGGGGCAAACAGGTGTTATGGATCGTGGATATCAATCCCATAAAGAATTTGACCTGCTTCAGGAGCAAGGCAAACATTTTGTCTGCCGTATAAAAACCAGGACAACAAGAACAATTATTGATAACCACGAGACCCCTTCCGACAGCTACATTTTTTATGATGCACTGGTTAAACTTGGTACTCCGAATCAAAACCAGACGAAAAGGCCTGTTCGGGTTGTTGGCTATAAAATTGCTGGCGTCAAATACTATGTGGCAACTGACAGGCATGATTTAACAGCGGAACAAATAGCAACAATTTATAAACTCCGGTGGACCATTGAGGATTTTTTCAAATGGTGGAAAGAACATCTGAAGGTATATCATCTCATTGCCCGCAGTGAATACGGCCTTATGGTTCAGATTCTTGGCGGCCTTATCACTTACCTGTTACTGGCAATCCATTGCCAAAAACAGTTTAATGAAAAGGTCACGATCAAAAGAGTTCGGCAGCTGCGAACCGCCATTCTAAATGACCTTTTTGGCTGCGAGGAGCAGGGCTCTCATAGTTCAAACAGGGACAATATTGTCAAAGATCAAAAAATTATTGAGCAAGCAAAAACCTAA
- a CDS encoding TetR/AcrR family transcriptional regulator, whose product MKHRGKTNPPGRIKIMKSFSKLMKEKDFHSITTAEIARNGSVTEGLIYKYFKDKKDLLHQLLNDHFTRFLDKIEARILEEKTCRAQLEIVIFSSLESYAENRLFSKMLFLEVRSSPEYYSSGAYARVRKYAAIILGIIQQGIDNGEIKEKTDPVLLRKVILGAIEHACLGELIFGRALEIDTVASGISDIIFNGVNP is encoded by the coding sequence ATGAAACACAGGGGAAAAACAAATCCGCCCGGACGGATAAAGATCATGAAATCCTTTTCCAAACTTATGAAAGAAAAGGATTTTCATTCCATCACAACCGCTGAGATTGCCAGGAACGGTTCGGTGACCGAAGGTCTGATTTATAAGTATTTCAAGGATAAAAAAGATCTTCTTCATCAATTACTCAACGATCATTTTACCCGGTTTTTAGATAAAATTGAGGCCAGGATCCTTGAAGAGAAAACCTGCCGGGCACAGCTGGAAATTGTTATTTTTTCCAGCCTGGAAAGCTATGCGGAAAATCGGCTGTTTTCAAAAATGCTCTTTTTGGAGGTGAGAAGCTCCCCGGAGTATTATTCTTCGGGCGCCTATGCCAGGGTGCGCAAATATGCGGCCATCATTCTTGGGATTATCCAACAAGGAATTGATAACGGCGAAATTAAGGAAAAGACAGATCCTGTGCTTCTTCGAAAGGTTATTTTAGGGGCCATTGAACATGCCTGCCTTGGAGAACTTATTTTTGGCAGAGCGCTTGAAATTGACACGGTTGCCAGCGGTATTTCTGACATCATATTCAACGGAGTAAATCCATGA